The proteins below come from a single Pseudomonadota bacterium genomic window:
- a CDS encoding acyl-CoA dehydrogenase family protein — MSYDLTEEQKILRNTVREFAENEIAPKARELDEKEQFSVEITKQMGELGLFGMFVSEDYGGSDMGYVAYIIAVEEIARVDGSHAATVAAGNSLGIGPINYFGSEEQKRELLPQLCSGQFLAGFGLTEPDAGSDAAGSKTTGALQADGSWVLNGSKIFITNAANPLSLVTTVQAITDKKDDRKEHTCFLVRNGTPGYAVKEMHGKLMWRASNTAELYFDDVKLRAEDVLGKRGQGFHQMMKTLDGGRLSIAAMGLGGAQGAFEKALSYSKERKQFGKAICKNQAIAFKLADMAMQIEAARNMLYKACWLREQGQPFQQPAAMSKLYCSEVFKFVATEAVQIHGGYGLMKEYDVERFFRDQKLLEIGEGTSEVQRIVIARYLGC, encoded by the coding sequence CTGAGCTATGATCTCACCGAAGAGCAGAAGATACTGCGCAACACCGTGCGCGAGTTCGCCGAGAACGAGATCGCGCCCAAGGCCCGCGAGCTCGACGAGAAGGAGCAGTTCTCGGTCGAGATCACGAAGCAGATGGGCGAGCTCGGCCTGTTCGGCATGTTCGTCTCCGAGGACTACGGCGGCTCGGACATGGGCTACGTCGCGTACATCATCGCGGTCGAGGAGATCGCCCGCGTCGACGGCTCGCACGCGGCGACCGTGGCGGCCGGGAACTCCCTCGGGATCGGGCCGATCAACTACTTCGGGAGCGAAGAGCAGAAGCGCGAGCTCCTGCCCCAGCTCTGCTCGGGACAGTTCCTCGCGGGGTTCGGCCTCACGGAGCCCGACGCGGGCTCGGACGCCGCCGGCTCGAAGACCACCGGCGCGCTCCAGGCCGACGGCTCGTGGGTGCTCAACGGCTCCAAGATCTTCATCACGAACGCCGCGAACCCTTTGAGCCTCGTGACCACGGTCCAGGCGATCACGGACAAGAAGGACGACAGGAAGGAGCACACCTGCTTCCTCGTCCGCAACGGCACGCCGGGCTACGCGGTCAAGGAGATGCACGGGAAGCTCATGTGGCGCGCCTCCAACACCGCCGAGCTGTACTTCGACGACGTGAAGCTCCGCGCGGAGGACGTGCTCGGCAAGCGCGGCCAGGGCTTCCACCAGATGATGAAGACGCTCGACGGCGGTCGCCTGTCGATCGCGGCGATGGGGCTCGGCGGCGCGCAGGGCGCGTTCGAGAAGGCGCTTTCGTACTCCAAGGAGCGCAAGCAGTTCGGCAAGGCGATCTGCAAGAACCAGGCGATCGCGTTCAAGCTCGCCGACATGGCGATGCAGATCGAGGCCGCGCGCAACATGCTCTACAAGGCGTGCTGGCTGCGCGAGCAGGGGCAGCCGTTCCAACAGCCCGCGGCGATGAGCAAGCTGTACTGCTCCGAGGTGTTCAAGTTCGTCGCGACCGAGGCGGTGCAGATCCACGGCGGCTACGGCCTCATGAAGGAGTACGACGTCGAGCGGTTCTTCCGCGATCAGAAGCTGCTCGAGATCGGCGAGGGCACGAGCGAGGTCCAGCGCATCGTCATCGCCCGCTACCTCGGCTGCTGA
- a CDS encoding DUF4352 domain-containing protein, whose translation MSQRISMCILSAASAACLALAVVACGDDDAQPVAPAAQGAAAPAAAAAAQPAAGKAPDPAAVPAGEDPEKECRTLGYCERKCESECAAEERDRTAFYNAKRARVGESPFEVKVERVFFTGACHRGDVPEKRKATSGIKAVVEGVLTYNGGDIIYSADLQGTAFLRFGPTRYAEVPAMSREYASSWYGRTSNYSRVTRAVHGSDPWFKGESRPFHWESTAFSEAFCEVTPDEASAYIELKAFGVRGGRADVPIAVVPLRPEEVVGMALRQQVKIRTPKKGGGFDDETADAHYSKLDRMLVTRLTGKTEWLKRTSIVQTGLFDKGPAAAFPIEGSSSAWKVTVTGVSGAKEFGGYAPKGEDQFLLLVDLSVANTGADAGPPKKLSPRLEVEPGKWQSPVGKAVGQLDLGGEVAGGGSASGKLVFPRQRFERPFRLEVKTPDGATLYLDVLSYDLGPERG comes from the coding sequence ATGAGTCAGCGCATATCGATGTGTATTCTGTCCGCGGCGTCGGCGGCGTGCCTCGCGCTCGCCGTCGTCGCGTGCGGCGACGACGACGCGCAGCCGGTCGCGCCCGCGGCGCAGGGGGCAGCGGCGCCGGCGGCCGCTGCGGCGGCACAGCCCGCCGCGGGGAAGGCGCCCGATCCGGCGGCGGTTCCCGCCGGCGAGGATCCCGAGAAGGAGTGCCGGACGCTGGGCTACTGCGAGCGCAAGTGCGAGTCCGAGTGCGCCGCGGAGGAGCGCGACAGGACCGCGTTCTACAACGCGAAGCGCGCGCGCGTCGGCGAGTCCCCCTTCGAGGTGAAGGTCGAGCGCGTCTTCTTCACCGGCGCGTGCCACCGCGGCGACGTCCCGGAGAAGCGCAAGGCGACCTCCGGCATCAAGGCGGTCGTCGAGGGCGTGCTGACGTACAACGGCGGCGACATCATCTACAGCGCCGACCTCCAGGGCACCGCGTTCCTCCGCTTCGGCCCGACGCGCTACGCCGAGGTCCCCGCGATGAGCCGCGAGTACGCCTCGAGCTGGTACGGCCGCACGAGCAACTACTCGCGCGTGACCCGGGCCGTGCACGGCTCGGATCCGTGGTTCAAGGGCGAGAGCCGGCCGTTCCACTGGGAGTCGACCGCGTTCAGCGAGGCGTTCTGCGAGGTGACCCCCGACGAGGCGAGCGCCTACATCGAGCTGAAGGCGTTCGGAGTCCGCGGCGGCCGCGCGGACGTCCCGATCGCGGTCGTGCCGCTGCGCCCCGAGGAGGTCGTCGGCATGGCGCTGCGCCAGCAGGTCAAGATCCGCACGCCGAAGAAGGGCGGCGGGTTCGACGACGAGACGGCGGACGCCCACTACTCGAAGCTCGATAGGATGCTCGTGACTCGGCTCACCGGCAAGACCGAGTGGCTCAAGCGCACGTCCATCGTCCAGACCGGGCTGTTCGACAAGGGGCCGGCCGCGGCGTTCCCGATCGAGGGGTCGAGCTCGGCGTGGAAGGTGACCGTGACCGGCGTCAGCGGCGCCAAGGAGTTCGGCGGCTACGCGCCCAAGGGCGAGGACCAGTTCCTGCTGCTCGTGGATCTGTCGGTGGCGAACACCGGCGCCGACGCGGGCCCGCCCAAGAAGCTCTCACCGCGCCTCGAGGTCGAGCCGGGCAAGTGGCAGAGCCCGGTGGGCAAGGCGGTCGGCCAGCTCGATCTCGGCGGCGAGGTCGCGGGCGGCGGCAGCGCGTCCGGCAAGCTCGTGTTCCCGCGCCAGAGGTTCGAGCGGCCGTTCCGCCTCGAGGTGAAGACGCCGGATGGGGCCACGCTCTACCTCGACGTCCTAAGCTACGATCTGGGCCCGGAGAGAGGCTGA
- the miaA gene encoding tRNA (adenosine(37)-N6)-dimethylallyltransferase MiaA → MTAAPPLTSGIPVLAIGGPTCTGKTELALAVARAVDGELVGADSMQVYRGMDIGTATPRPEELGGVAHHMLGVVAPDQPYDAAAFARDADRAIADIAARGKRVIVVGGTGLYLRVLLRGLQGAPGPEPGIRAEIMDRAGRDGWPALHAELGKLDPATARRLHPNDGVRILRALEVVRQSGVPMSEWQARHGFSDRRYPFALLGVDRDKDELARRIDARVDGMLAAGFLEEVRALLGAGYGPTLKPMQGLGYKRLCEHLAGEVTLEEARDKIQADTRRLAKRQRTWFRGEPDLLWLPPDPGEIIGAARVFFAEH, encoded by the coding sequence ATGACCGCCGCGCCTCCACTCACCTCGGGGATCCCCGTCCTCGCGATCGGCGGGCCGACCTGCACGGGCAAGACCGAGCTCGCGCTCGCCGTGGCCCGCGCCGTGGACGGGGAGCTCGTCGGCGCGGACTCGATGCAGGTGTACCGTGGCATGGATATCGGCACGGCCACTCCGCGCCCGGAGGAGCTCGGCGGCGTCGCGCACCACATGCTGGGCGTCGTCGCGCCGGACCAGCCGTATGACGCGGCGGCGTTCGCCAGGGACGCGGATCGCGCCATCGCCGACATCGCCGCGCGGGGGAAGCGCGTCATCGTCGTCGGCGGCACCGGGCTGTATCTGCGAGTCCTCCTCCGGGGGCTTCAGGGCGCCCCCGGCCCGGAACCCGGGATCCGCGCCGAGATCATGGACCGCGCCGGGCGCGACGGCTGGCCCGCGCTCCACGCCGAGCTCGGGAAGCTCGATCCAGCAACGGCGCGGCGGCTCCACCCCAACGACGGCGTGCGGATCCTCCGCGCGCTCGAGGTGGTGCGGCAGTCCGGCGTGCCGATGAGCGAATGGCAGGCGCGGCACGGCTTCTCGGACCGGCGTTACCCGTTCGCGCTCCTCGGCGTGGACCGCGACAAGGACGAGCTCGCGCGCCGCATCGACGCCCGGGTGGACGGGATGCTCGCAGCCGGGTTCCTCGAGGAGGTGCGGGCGCTGCTCGGGGCGGGCTACGGCCCGACGCTCAAGCCGATGCAGGGGCTCGGGTACAAGCGGCTGTGCGAGCACCTCGCGGGGGAGGTCACCCTCGAGGAGGCCCGGGACAAGATCCAGGCGGACACGCGGCGCCTCGCCAAGCGGCAAAGGACGTGGTTTCGCGGCGAGCCCGACCTCCTTTGGCTCCCCCCGGACCCCGGGGAGATTATCGGGGCCGCGCGGGTATTCTTCGCCGAGCATTGA
- the mutL gene encoding DNA mismatch repair endonuclease MutL, which yields MTESRIRVLDRIVADQIAAGEVVERPASVVKELVENSLDAGATRVQVEIDAGGIGRILVRDNGRGLGPDEAQLAFARHATSKLVAIEDLERVATFGFRGEALPSIASVARVSLRTRRREDLAGLHLELVAGDVVGRRETGCPVGSELEVTDLFFNTPARLKFLKRESTEAGHCAEALVRLALVRPDVSFALVSSGRRVRELSRAEKSEERVAELFPDEPLAVARGAEGGVEVLAVLGPPHRARAGAGSLYTYVNGRFVRDRAMLKAVAQGFGGTLARGSYPAGMVAIGLPPGGVDVNVHPQKTEVRFADPGAVYRAVSRVVAELAGRAVWARGVGSAPPAVEAGGRIAETPATYEGPRPDRLVPTPRFDGHPARPMSRGPAAREPERLPFAGASSRAADRAFFSMRYVGQARGTYLIFEDDRDLVVIDQHAAHERITFERLRAELAKGRLASQRLLTPHHVDLGPAEAERIAVLEAPLARLGLEISRSGPDRIAIRAVPAAAGSASPDRLLAELVLALESGREDSGGATDDKALATVACHGSIRAGRAVSEEEARALLAQMDGVDLAGHCPHGRPVVARIPWAEIDRRVGRG from the coding sequence ATGACCGAGAGCCGCATCCGCGTGCTGGACCGCATCGTCGCCGATCAGATCGCGGCCGGGGAGGTCGTCGAGCGGCCGGCGTCCGTCGTCAAGGAGCTCGTCGAGAACAGCCTCGACGCCGGGGCGACGCGCGTCCAGGTCGAGATCGACGCGGGCGGGATCGGGCGGATCCTGGTGCGCGACAACGGCCGCGGGCTCGGACCCGACGAGGCGCAGCTCGCATTCGCGCGCCACGCCACGAGCAAGCTCGTCGCGATAGAGGATCTGGAGCGCGTCGCGACGTTCGGCTTCCGCGGCGAGGCGCTGCCGTCGATCGCGTCGGTCGCGCGCGTGTCGCTCAGGACGCGGCGGCGCGAGGATCTCGCCGGCCTGCACCTCGAGCTCGTCGCCGGCGACGTCGTCGGCCGCCGCGAGACCGGCTGCCCGGTCGGGTCGGAGCTCGAGGTGACCGACCTGTTCTTCAACACGCCGGCGCGGCTCAAGTTCCTGAAGCGCGAGTCGACCGAGGCCGGGCACTGCGCGGAGGCGCTCGTCCGGCTGGCGCTCGTCCGCCCGGACGTGTCGTTCGCCCTCGTGTCGTCCGGCAGGCGGGTGCGGGAGCTCTCCCGCGCAGAGAAGAGCGAGGAGCGGGTCGCGGAGCTCTTTCCCGACGAGCCGCTCGCGGTCGCGCGGGGCGCGGAGGGCGGGGTCGAGGTGCTCGCGGTGCTCGGGCCGCCGCACCGGGCGCGCGCCGGCGCGGGCTCGCTCTACACCTACGTGAACGGGCGGTTCGTCCGCGATCGGGCGATGCTCAAGGCGGTCGCGCAGGGGTTCGGCGGGACGCTCGCGCGGGGCTCCTACCCCGCGGGGATGGTCGCGATCGGGCTGCCTCCGGGCGGCGTCGACGTGAACGTCCACCCGCAGAAGACCGAGGTCCGGTTCGCGGATCCGGGCGCCGTGTACCGCGCCGTGTCCCGGGTCGTCGCCGAGCTCGCGGGCCGCGCGGTGTGGGCGCGCGGTGTGGGCTCGGCCCCGCCCGCTGTCGAGGCCGGAGGCAGGATCGCGGAGACCCCGGCGACCTACGAGGGCCCGCGGCCGGATCGGCTCGTGCCGACGCCCCGCTTCGACGGGCATCCGGCGAGGCCCATGTCCCGCGGCCCCGCCGCGCGGGAGCCCGAGCGGCTGCCGTTCGCGGGCGCGTCGTCCCGCGCCGCGGATCGCGCGTTCTTCTCGATGCGCTATGTTGGCCAGGCGCGCGGCACGTATCTGATCTTCGAAGACGATCGCGATCTCGTCGTCATCGACCAGCACGCGGCGCACGAGCGGATCACGTTCGAGCGGCTGCGCGCCGAGCTCGCGAAGGGGAGGCTCGCGTCGCAGCGGCTCCTCACGCCGCACCACGTGGATCTCGGGCCGGCCGAGGCGGAGCGGATCGCCGTCCTCGAGGCGCCGCTCGCGCGGCTCGGGCTCGAGATCTCGCGCAGCGGGCCGGACCGGATCGCGATCCGCGCCGTGCCCGCGGCCGCCGGCTCCGCGTCGCCGGACCGGCTGCTCGCCGAGCTCGTGCTCGCGCTCGAGTCCGGGCGGGAGGACTCGGGCGGCGCGACCGACGACAAGGCGCTCGCGACCGTCGCGTGCCACGGCTCGATCCGGGCGGGCCGGGCGGTGAGCGAGGAGGAGGCGCGCGCGCTGCTCGCGCAGATGGACGGCGTCGACCTCGCGGGGCACTGCCCGCACGGGCGCCCGGTCGTCGCCCGCATCCCGTGGGCCGAGATCGACAGGCGCGTCGGCCGGGGGTGA
- a CDS encoding penicillin-insensitive murein endopeptidase, with protein MTPKLRTDRVLPRVALAAGLVACAAARISSADPPAEPAPPRSASIGAPMDGSLAGGAVLPKRGAGFQVMQKTLARRARFGTDELVRLVEEAAASVRRKDRGALLAVADLSQRRGGTLEHHGSHQSGRDVDFAFYMRDATGAPAVPADFVAFDRNGFSVDPPMAFRFDAARNWALVAALLSSKRAEVQWIFVSEHLKRILLLHADASGAAPMLVARARRALRQPGAKSHWDHFHVRIRCPADSGESCRDWAR; from the coding sequence GTGACCCCAAAGCTTCGCACGGACCGCGTCCTACCGCGCGTCGCCCTGGCGGCGGGCCTCGTCGCCTGCGCCGCGGCCCGGATCTCGAGCGCGGATCCGCCGGCCGAGCCCGCCCCTCCCCGCTCCGCGTCGATAGGCGCGCCGATGGACGGCTCGCTCGCGGGCGGCGCGGTGCTCCCGAAGCGCGGGGCCGGCTTCCAGGTCATGCAGAAGACGCTCGCGCGCAGGGCGCGCTTTGGCACCGATGAGCTCGTGCGGCTCGTGGAGGAGGCGGCGGCGTCCGTCCGGCGCAAGGACCGCGGGGCTCTGCTCGCGGTCGCGGATCTGTCGCAACGGCGCGGCGGCACGCTCGAGCACCACGGCTCCCACCAGAGCGGGCGCGACGTGGACTTCGCCTTCTACATGCGCGATGCCACGGGCGCCCCTGCGGTCCCGGCCGACTTCGTCGCGTTCGATCGCAACGGCTTCTCCGTCGATCCGCCGATGGCCTTCCGCTTCGACGCGGCGCGCAACTGGGCGCTCGTCGCCGCGCTGCTGTCCTCGAAGCGCGCCGAGGTCCAGTGGATCTTCGTCTCCGAGCACCTGAAGCGGATCCTGCTCCTCCACGCCGACGCCTCGGGCGCGGCTCCGATGCTCGTCGCCCGCGCCCGGCGGGCGCTGCGGCAGCCCGGGGCCAAGTCCCACTGGGACCACTTCCACGTCCGCATCCGCTGCCCCGCCGACAGCGGCGAGAGCTGCCGCGACTGGGCCAGATGA